The sequence GTGTATTCCCTTAATTGGCATACCTACAATAGGCGTTGATCTTGCTGGCGGGTTATTTGGAAAAAACTCAACAAAAAGATCATTTAGTTTAGCAAAGTTATTTGCATCACAAAGCCATATTGTCGTTTTAACTACTTTACTCATATTGCTTCCGCAATTCTCAAGTAATGTTGAAAGATTTTTAAACGATTGTCGCGCTTGGGATTCAAAGTCATCTCCAACAAGCTCTCCTGAATTA is a genomic window of Candidatus Neomarinimicrobiota bacterium containing:
- a CDS encoding RidA family protein, encoding NSGELVGDDFESQARQSFKNLSTLLENCGSNMSKVVKTTIWLCDANNFAKLNDLFVEFFPNNPPARSTPIVGMPIKGIHISIECIALV